The stretch of DNA ACCTCTGGAGTCGCGTCTGAGGGTGCCAGTGGATGCAGCTAGCCAGCTGGAGGCTTCTAGCGAGGACAATAAAGAATGTGGACGTGGTAGTTGAGGTAGTTGACATAAGGGATCCTATGGTAACAAGGAGTAGGCGTGCTGAGAGGATGGCAGAGGCCCTAGATAAGAGGCTCCTGATAGTTCTTAACAAGTCGGACCTAGTACCGCTGAGAGTGGCTGAGAAGTGGGCTAGGATTATAGAGGGTATGGGGTTCGACGTGATTTATGTATCTGCCAGGCACAGGCTGAGCACGAGGAGGCTGCGAGGGTTTATAAAGCACCTAGCTGATGTTAAACCGTTCTCCGCAGGAGTAATAGGCTTTCCTAAGACAGGTAAGTCAAGCGTTATAAACGCTCTGAGGGGCAGGAAGGGCGCTCCTACAAGCCCCATACCCGGTAGCCCGGGCTACACGAAAGGGCTACAGCTCCTCAAGATAGAGCCCGGCTTCTACATGGTAGACACGCCTGGTGTCATACCGGTAGAGGGTGGCTGGCCAGAGTCTATAATAAGGGGGAGAAGCCCTGAGGACCTCCCAGACCCAGTGCCGCCCGCAGCCGCATTGATAGAGAAGATCCTAAGGTACAATAGGAGGGCCTTCCAGGCCGCTTATGGTATCACCGCTCAAGACCCCTACGAGATAATGGAGAGGCTTGCGGTCAAGAGGGGCTGGTTCTACAAGACCACCAAGGAGCCTCTCATCGAGGAGGCCGCAAGGACCATAATAAGGGACTACCACAAGGCGAAAATACCCTTCTACGTTCCTCCCGAGGAGTTCACCCGCTAAAGCCGTGTACCAAGGCTCGGAGGCTAGTGATGATCCATGCAGGCCCTGAGGTCCTGCCCGCGCCGATGAAGAGCCTATGGGACTACCCTCTGAAGCCTAGGGCTATCCGCTCCCTACGCACCTCCTGTAGAGGGCGGCGGCAGCGAGCAAGGCTGCGGCAGCTAGTGCTAGGAGAAGGGGGATATGGGGCAAGGCGAGTTCACCGAGGGTACCCTCACTTGTCACGACAGATCGGGACACCCTTCCCGCGGCGAACGCACCCACTACGGCTATAGCTATCGGGCTTACCGGCTTCCTGTAAGCCAGGGCTGGGGCTCCAAGTGCTATAGCATACAATAGGTTCTCTGCCAGGATGAACGTGGGAAGCCTTGGACCTGTAAGGAGGCTCTTCAGATCGAACGCACAGAACCCTAGGGCTAGAAGTAGGGCCAGAACCCTCGCTAGCCTGTCCAGCCCTATGGAGCCAGGCTGCACGGAGGACTCACCTGCTTCCCCGGGAGAGGCCAGCCGGGCTCTCATAAGGCCAGCTCCTCTAGGCTGTCCTCCTCTCTTGAGAGCCATCTCCTCGTTTCTTCAACTATGTTTATATCTCTCCCACCTGTGGGTGCTTCGCACTTATCTATCTTAACCACCGCCGGCATTCTAGCCATGCTACCCATTATAAGCGCTTCACCAGTGTTTAGGCTTGGGAGAAGGCTTGCTAGGTCCTCGCTAAGCTCTTCGCTGGCAGCCCTAACGTAGCTTATGTCCTGCGGCTCAACCATCTTTAATATTATCTTATTGTTAGTCTGGCTCAAGACATCAACGTCAAGCTTCTTAGGCCTCTGACTTACTATTACAAGACCCACGCCAAACTTTCTCCCCTCCCTAGCTATCCTCGCAGCCCATCTCTTGGTAAGGGTAGGCTCGTCCCTAGGTATTAGCACATGAGCCTCCTCTATGATGGTAATCACAGGCACAGGATACACCTCCAAGCCGGAGAGACCCTCGCCCCTGCTGTTAACCCTAGCCTGGAGAAGCCTGCGGAGGTAGTGGCTAGCCACCGCGTCCGCAACGTTATCCTCCATCATACTGAGATCCATGATGGTCGCCTTACCCGGCTCTATAATCCGAGTCAGATCGATGGGTATGTTCGGGTCCAGAGCACTACCGTAGAGGTCCTGAAGGTCGTTCAGCTTATCTAGAACACCCAGTATCTGGTCCTGCCTCACGGCGGGTGCGTTGGAGGGTTCATCGCCTAGAACCTCGCTGAAGGCGCGGGCGAGAGAGCCGGGGTCTTGCTTAGACGACTTGCTTGAGCGGGAGGCTTTCTCGAGGACCTCAACTGCCTTGGGTATGAGGTCCGCCGCCCCTATCTTCCCCTGGCGATACCGCCTAGCCAGCTCCCCCCAAAGCCACCTCAGAACCCTCTTCTGAGCCGTTGCCTGCGGCTCGAAGCCCGCCATGTAGAGGAGCTCCCAGTAAGAGAGGCTTGCCGGGTTCACCCTGGCAGGTCTCAGGAGCCTTGCTTCACCGGCTCCTAGGCCTAGAGTACCGTATTCTCCATGACGGTCGAAGATGACTGTTGTCACCCCTAACTGCCCGACAAGCCTCCTGGTTATCACGCAGACGGTGTTGCTCTTGCCCCCGCCAGTCACGGCAAGAATGGCGAGATGCCTGGTAAGCTTGTTAACATCAATCCTATACTCGACACCGCTTCCAAGAAGAGAGCCTATCCTTACCCAGCTGTCTCCCTCCGGCGAGAAAACCCTTCCCAGGACCTCGCTCCTCGCAAGCCTCACAGTCGACCCCGGCTGTGGAGGTATCTTTGGTGCACTCTGCTCCCCACGCTCCAACAGGGTTTCGAGGTATGAGACCCACCTAACCCGGGCTACATGGTAGCGTGTAGACTCTACTACACTAGCAACATCAGACTCCAACATCCTCTTAACGGAATCCAGATCCCTAACCTCGTCGCCGAGGAGTGGTAGGCCCGAGCGTATGGACTCCACTATACCGAGGACGCATCTCCCGTTTAGCGTCGAAACCACGTGAGAGCCGACTATCACCTTGCCAAGGCTGTCCCTCTCCAGGAGGATGGTGCTGTAGCTGTAGCTACTCTCTCCAATAATGACTCCAATCTCATCCCCACCACATATGCTAGATTCTGAGGACACCCCTACTCACCTCCTTCAAACTCAAACCCAGTAGGAGGGAGGCCCTCTCCAGGTCATCCCCCGACACCCTAGCCTTCTCGTGCGCTATTAGGAGGGGGACTGGATAGCCTGAAGGGGAGAAGTTTGCGAGCCTCGAGAGGATCGACTCCAGCAGGCCCAGGTGGTCCCCCAGCTTCTTGTCACCGCCGGGTAGAAGTATGGAGACTCTTAGTATAGGGCCTCCGGGTGCTAGGCGGGCGTAGGTGGATACCTCGGCTAGATTCTCATAGAACTTCCTTAACCCGGCGACGTCGGGGATGAACCTCCCATCACCTTCCCCCACTTCGATGCCCAACATGTTGTTTAGACCAACCTTTACCATGAGGTCCTCGCGAGCAACCGCGTAGGATGGGCTCTGCGGCGCCCTAGCCTCTATGTATGCCGCGTCCGCTATCGGCCCTCTACAAATCTCGGTGCTCCGAGATGTTTTCGCCACGAAGACGGGAGTGTAGCCTCTGGCCCACGCCTCCTCGAGCATAGTTTTATACATGTAGAGTTTCTCGGCAACCTCAACAGCAACAATCCACCTAAGCTGCTCGATATTATCCGTCAGTGTAGCAAGGATCATGGCTGCCCTGTTGGAAGCCGGCCTCCTGGTGGCCTTCTCGAGCAGCGTCTCCACGCAGCCACCCTCTACGCAGTCGGGAATTAGTGTTTGGCCCCGAATGCTGGGGAGCATCTTCTCGGCTTCCGAGATAGCGGCGCTCATCTTAAGTCCCCACCTGGAGAGGCCAGGCCTCCACCATTTCAAAGCGGTTGAGGGGCTGCCGTCTAGCAGCAGTAGGCCTCTCCCGCCCCCGGGAACCGCCTCCTTTGCAACCACAGCCTCAAGTATCTCCCTATAGATGGATATCCTAGCCTCGGCATCGCTGGGGGGGACTACGACGCCTAGGCTATGTAGCAATGCCTCCCTACCGCCGCCCCCCGCCCATGCACGGGCGAGATATATTGTGAACTCCCTGTAGTCTCTACTCCTATTCCCCCCGTCAACAGCCACAATATTGTCCATGCCCTCCCAGATTTCAATTGGTCTAAAACCCAGGAGGCCTGGGCACATAATAGACTTCTCCCTTCTCTCCCTAAGAAGTCCCTCAACTAGAGGCCTAACCTCTCTAGCCTCGTCCGCTATGGTGCGGTGGACAGTCTTCAAAACATAATCACCCCCCAACCTCCAGTCTAGTAGGTGCATTCAACCCTGCTTCCCTGCTGGGTTCGGGTTACAAGGCAGATGGTGTCTGCATAATCCCTAACGTCTTCGTGGTGAGTCACCACCACGAGCTGCCTTACCAGGCCCTCGACGCTGATGCCTCTGAGGACCTCTACCAGGCTCCTCCTCCTATCCTCGTCTAGATTAGCGGTGGGCTCGTCGAGAGCTAAGAAACCCAGCTTACCGCCGACAGCCTTATTCAGTGCTAGTACGAATGAGAGAGCCAGGACCGTCCTTTCCCCACCGCTGACGGCCTCAAGCGGCCTGTAGGCGCCGTTGCCGCCGATAGCCTTAACCTCTATCTCCCTAGCCGCCTTCTCCCTAATCTCCACGCCAGCCACGTCTAGGTTGAACCTGGAGAGTATATCGTTCATCTCGTCCTCCAGCACTGCTAAGAGCCTC from Aeropyrum pernix K1 encodes:
- a CDS encoding DNA double-strand break repair nuclease NurA; this encodes MKTVHRTIADEAREVRPLVEGLLRERREKSIMCPGLLGFRPIEIWEGMDNIVAVDGGNRSRDYREFTIYLARAWAGGGGREALLHSLGVVVPPSDAEARISIYREILEAVVAKEAVPGGGRGLLLLDGSPSTALKWWRPGLSRWGLKMSAAISEAEKMLPSIRGQTLIPDCVEGGCVETLLEKATRRPASNRAAMILATLTDNIEQLRWIVAVEVAEKLYMYKTMLEEAWARGYTPVFVAKTSRSTEICRGPIADAAYIEARAPQSPSYAVAREDLMVKVGLNNMLGIEVGEGDGRFIPDVAGLRKFYENLAEVSTYARLAPGGPILRVSILLPGGDKKLGDHLGLLESILSRLANFSPSGYPVPLLIAHEKARVSGDDLERASLLLGLSLKEVSRGVLRI
- a CDS encoding helicase HerA-like domain-containing protein, whose amino-acid sequence is MSSESSICGGDEIGVIIGESSYSYSTILLERDSLGKVIVGSHVVSTLNGRCVLGIVESIRSGLPLLGDEVRDLDSVKRMLESDVASVVESTRYHVARVRWVSYLETLLERGEQSAPKIPPQPGSTVRLARSEVLGRVFSPEGDSWVRIGSLLGSGVEYRIDVNKLTRHLAILAVTGGGKSNTVCVITRRLVGQLGVTTVIFDRHGEYGTLGLGAGEARLLRPARVNPASLSYWELLYMAGFEPQATAQKRVLRWLWGELARRYRQGKIGAADLIPKAVEVLEKASRSSKSSKQDPGSLARAFSEVLGDEPSNAPAVRQDQILGVLDKLNDLQDLYGSALDPNIPIDLTRIIEPGKATIMDLSMMEDNVADAVASHYLRRLLQARVNSRGEGLSGLEVYPVPVITIIEEAHVLIPRDEPTLTKRWAARIAREGRKFGVGLVIVSQRPKKLDVDVLSQTNNKIILKMVEPQDISYVRAASEELSEDLASLLPSLNTGEALIMGSMARMPAVVKIDKCEAPTGGRDINIVEETRRWLSREEDSLEELAL
- a CDS encoding GTPase, with protein sequence MQLASWRLLARTIKNVDVVVEVVDIRDPMVTRSRRAERMAEALDKRLLIVLNKSDLVPLRVAEKWARIIEGMGFDVIYVSARHRLSTRRLRGFIKHLADVKPFSAGVIGFPKTGKSSVINALRGRKGAPTSPIPGSPGYTKGLQLLKIEPGFYMVDTPGVIPVEGGWPESIIRGRSPEDLPDPVPPAAALIEKILRYNRRAFQAAYGITAQDPYEIMERLAVKRGWFYKTTKEPLIEEAARTIIRDYHKAKIPFYVPPEEFTR